In a single window of the Lynx canadensis isolate LIC74 chromosome E2, mLynCan4.pri.v2, whole genome shotgun sequence genome:
- the SHISA7 gene encoding LOW QUALITY PROTEIN: protein shisa-7 (The sequence of the model RefSeq protein was modified relative to this genomic sequence to represent the inferred CDS: deleted 1 base in 1 codon), protein MPSLLLLGTLLLLASTARQAGARPSNTTSAEPPGPLPALLAHLRRLTGALTGGGGAAGSGANGTRTSTASGTGAAARAPPPAELCHGYYDVMGQYDATFNCSTGSYRFCCGTCHYRFCCEHRHMRLAQASCSNYDTPRWATTPPPLAGGVGGAGGAGGGPGPGQAGWLEGGRAGGAGGRGGEGPGGSTAYVVCGVISFALAVGVGAKVAFSKASRAPRAHREINVPRALVDILRHQAGPGTRPDRARSSSLTPGVGGPDSMPPRTPKTLYNTVKPSNLDWRAAPPPSPSLHYSTLSCSRSFHNLSHLPPSYEAAVKSELNRYSSLKRLAEKDLDEAYLKRRHLGEMPRGTLPLHTLRRPGTGGGYRMDAWGGPEELGLAPAPNPRRVMSQEHLLGDAGRARYEFTLPRARLVSQEHLLLSSPEALRQSREHLLSPPRSPALPPEPAARAGLAASHSNLLLGPGGPPTPLHGLPPPPGLHPHHHHGLHGSPQPAWLSDAGGGGGTLARRPPFQRQGTLEQLQFIPGHHLPQHLRTASKNEVTV, encoded by the exons ATGCCGTCCCTCCTGCTGCTCGGGACCCTCCTGCTCCTGGCCTCGACCGCCCGCCAGGCCGGGGCGCGCCCGTCCAACACCACAAGCGCCGAGCCCCCGGGCCCGCTGCCCGCCCTGCTGGCGCACCTGCGGCGCCTGACCGGGGCGCTGACGGGCGGCGGGGGCGCTGCGGGCTCGGGCGCCAACGGCACCAGGACCAGCACGGCGAGCGGGACCGGCGCGGCGGCGCGGGCGCCCCCTCCGGCCGAGCTCTGCCACGGCTACTACGATGTCATGGGACAGTACGACGCCACCTTCAACTGCAGCACCGGCTCCTACCGCTTCTGCTGCGGCACCTGCCATTACCGCTTCTGCTGCGAGCACCGCCACATGCGCCTGGCACAGGCGTCCTGCTCCAACTACGACACGCCGCGCTGGGCCACCACGCCGCCGCCGCTGGCCGGGGGCGTCGGGGGTGCCGGGGGTGCGGGCGGGGGGCCCGGGCCCGGCCAGGCCGGGTGGCTGGaagggggccgggcggggggcgcAGGGGGGCGCGGGGGCGAGGGCCCCGGGGGCAGCACGGCCTACGTGGTGTGCGGGGTCATCAGCTTCGCCCTGGCCGTGGGCGTCGGCGCCAAAGTGGCCTTCAGCAAGGCGTCCCGTGCGCCCAGGGCGCACCGGGAGATCAACGTGCCCAG GGCTCTGGTGGACATTCTGAGGCATCAGGCTGGGCCTGGGACCCGCCCGGACCGGGCACGAAGCAGCTCCTTGACCCCGGGGGTCGGGGGCCCCGACAGCATGCCCCCGAGGACGCCCAAGACCCTCTACAACACCGTGAAGCCCTCCAATCTCG ACTGGCGTGCCGCTCCGCCACCCAGCCCCTCCTTGCACTACTCCACGCTGTCCTGCTCTCGGTCCTTCCACAACCTCTCACATCTGCCCCCGTCCTACGAGGCCGCTGTGAAATCTGAACTCAACCGCTACTCCTCCCTCAAGAGACTGG ccGAGAAGGATCTGGATGAGGCCTACCTGAAGCGCCGGCACCTGGGGGAGATGCCCCGCGGGACGCTGCCCCTGCACACTCTTCGGCGACCTGGCACGGGGGGCGGCTACCGCATGGATGCCTGGGGCGGCCCCGAGGAGCTGGGCCTGGCGCCCGCGCCCAACCCGCGGCGCGTCATGTCCCAGGAGCACCTGCTGGGCGACGCGGGCCGCGCGCGCTACGAATTCACCCTGCCGCGCGCGCGCCTGGTGTCGCAGGAGCACCTGCTCCTCTCGTCGCCCGAGGCCCTGCGCCAGAGCCGGGAGCACCTGCTGTCGCCCCCGCGCAGCCCCGCGCTGCCCCCCGAGCCCGCCGCCCGCGCGGGTCTGGCCGCGTCCCATTCCAACTTGCTGCTGGGACCCGGGGGGCCCCCCACGCCGCTGCACGGGCTGCCCCCGCCGCCCGGCCTGCACCCGCACCACCACCACGGTCTGCACGGCTCGCCGCAGCCCGCCTGGCTGTCGGACGCCGGCGGGGGAGGCGGCACGCTGGCGCGCAGGCCGCCCTTCCAGCGCCAGGGCACGCTGGAGCAGTTGCAGTTCATCCCCGGCCACCACCTG CCGCAGCACCTGCGCACCGCCAGCAAGAACGAGGTGACCGTCTGA